The Rana temporaria chromosome 13, aRanTem1.1, whole genome shotgun sequence genome has a window encoding:
- the PSMC6 gene encoding 26S proteasome regulatory subunit 10B: MALPGIPYEQRLLIMAEPREKALQDYRKKLLEHKEIDGRLKELREQLKELTKQYEKSENDLKALQSVGQIVGEVLKQLTEEKFIVKATNGPRYVVGCRRQLDKSKLKPGTRVALDMTTLTIMRYLPREVDPLVYNMSHEDPGNVTYSEIGGLSEQIRELREVIELPLTNPELFQRVGIIPPKGCLLYGPPGTGKTLLARAVASQLDCNYLKVVSSSIVDKYIGESARLIREMFNYARDHQPCIIFMDEIDAIGGRRFSEGTSADREIQRTLMELLNQMDGFDTLHRVKMIMATNRPDTLDPALLRPGRLDRKIHIELPNEQARLDILKIHAGPITKHGEIDYEAIVKLSDGFNGADLRNVCTEAGMFAIRADHDFVVQEDFMKAVRKVADSKKLESKLDYKPV; encoded by the exons ATGGCACTTCCCGGCATTCCCTATGAGCAGCGACTACTCATCATGGCGGAGCCGCGGGAGAAGGCGCTGCAGGACTACAGGAAGAAGCTGCTGGAACACAAAGAGATAGACGGCCGTCTGAAGGAGT TGAGAGAGCAGCTAAAAGAACTCACCAAGCAGTATGAGAAATCGGAAAATGACCTCAAGGCTCTGCAGAGTGTTGGACAG attgttGGTGAAGTCCTTAAACAGTTAACAGAAGAAAAAT TCATTGTCAAAGCAACAAATGGACCAAGATATGTTGTTGGCTGTCGTCGACAG CTTGACAAAAGTAAACTGAAACCTGGCACAAGGGTTGCTTTAGATATGACAACTCTCACTATCATGCG ttaCTTGCCCCGTGAAGTAGATCCTCTTGTGTATAACATGTCTCATGAGGATCCTGGGAATGTTACCTATTCTGAAATCGGTGGGCTCTCTGAACAGATCCGAGAACTCAGGGAG GTCATTGAACTTCCGCTCACAAACCCGGAGCTGTTTCAGCGTGTGGGGATTATTCCTCCAAAGGGCTGCCTGCTTTACGGTCCGCCAG GTACTGGAAAAACACTCTTGGCAAGGGCTGTGGCCAGTCAGTTGGATTGCAACTACTTAaag GTTGTATCTAGCTCTATTGTAGACAAATACATTGGTGAAAGCGCTCGCCTTATTAGAGAAATGTTCAATTATGCCAGAGACCACCAGCCGTGTATTATTTTCATGGATGAAATTGATGCCATAG GTGGTCGGCGGTTTTCAGAAGGTACTTCTGCTGATCGAGAAATTCAGAGAACTCTAATGGAG TTGTTGAATCAGATGGATGGATTTGATACTCTGCATAGAGTGAAGATGATTATGGCCACCAACAGACCAGACACTTTGGACCCGGCCTTACTACGCCCTGGAAGACTTGACCGCAAAATCC ATATTGAACTTCCCAACGAGCAAGCCAGGTTAGATATCTTGAAGATCCATGCTGGCCCTATTACCAAACATGGAGAAATAG ATTATGAAGCCATTGTGAAGCTTTCGGATGGATTTAATGGAGCAGATCTGAGGAATGTTTGCACTGAAGCCG GTATGTTTGCAATTCGGGCAGATCACGACTTTGTCGTCCAGGAAGACTTTATGAAGGCCGTCCGGAAAGTTGCGGATTCTAAGAAGCTGGAGTCTAAACTCGATTACAAACCTGTTTAA